A region from the Deltaproteobacteria bacterium genome encodes:
- the nadA gene encoding quinolinate synthase NadA, producing MPAATTLAPTGPDLEALFAPLGDLHYGPARCAALADTIAEIHSLKRARNAVVLAHNYQRPEIFEVADFVGDSLELARQATRTDADTIVFCGVHFMAETAKILNPTRRVLLPDLRAGCSLADSVTAEDLAARKAELRAVHPDLAVVGYVNTTAEVKAECDACCTSSNAVRVVEALPSEHILFVPDRNLANYVQSRTRKAIIAWDGNCYVHHQITPQQIAAVRRALPHVRVLAHPECRADVLALADAVLSTSGMVRYAKESPEREFLIVTECGLSDRLLLEVPEKKFYKSCKLCQYMKMITLEGTRDALRDLAPEITVAEDVRVRAAAALERMLELGG from the coding sequence ATGCCCGCTGCCACCACCCTCGCCCCCACGGGCCCCGACCTCGAGGCGCTGTTCGCGCCGCTCGGCGACCTGCACTACGGCCCCGCGCGCTGCGCCGCGCTGGCCGACACCATCGCCGAGATCCACTCCCTGAAGCGTGCCCGCAACGCCGTCGTCCTGGCGCACAACTACCAGCGCCCGGAGATCTTCGAGGTGGCCGACTTCGTGGGCGACTCGCTCGAGCTCGCGCGCCAGGCGACCCGCACAGACGCCGACACGATCGTCTTCTGCGGCGTTCACTTCATGGCCGAGACGGCCAAGATCCTGAACCCCACGCGGCGGGTGCTCCTCCCCGACCTGCGCGCCGGCTGCTCGCTCGCCGACAGCGTGACGGCCGAGGACCTGGCTGCGCGCAAGGCCGAGCTGCGCGCCGTCCATCCCGACCTCGCGGTGGTCGGCTACGTCAACACCACCGCGGAGGTGAAGGCCGAGTGCGACGCGTGCTGCACCTCCTCCAACGCCGTCCGCGTCGTCGAGGCGCTGCCGAGCGAGCACATCCTCTTCGTGCCCGACCGGAACCTCGCCAACTACGTCCAGTCACGGACCCGGAAGGCGATCATCGCCTGGGACGGCAACTGCTACGTGCACCACCAGATCACCCCGCAGCAGATCGCGGCGGTGCGCCGCGCGCTGCCGCACGTGCGCGTGCTGGCGCACCCCGAGTGCCGCGCCGACGTGCTCGCCCTCGCCGACGCCGTCCTCTCCACCAGCGGTATGGTGCGCTACGCGAAGGAGAGCCCCGAGCGTGAGTTCCTGATCGTGACCGAGTGCGGGCTCTCGGACCGCCTGCTGCTCGAGGTCCCGGAGAAGAAGTTCTACAAGAGCTGCAAGCTCTGCCAGTACATGAAGATGATCACCCTCGAGGGGACGCGCGACGCGCTCCGCGACCTGGCCCCGGAGATCACCGTCGCGGAGGACGTGCGTGTGCGGGCCGCAGCGGCACTCGAGCGCATGCTCGAGCTGGGCGGGTGA
- the bioB gene encoding biotin synthase BioB: MSGLDDTVAALAAAGPYRGLAEQALADRPLARADARALLDSPEEDLPAVLWAAFAARSRHFGRRVKLCVLENARSGLCPEDCGYCSQSAVSTADIRRYRLRPVADLVAGARRAVASGAGRYCMVVSARGPSASDIAHFAGAARAIRAEMPALELCVSLGIMQEGQARALAEAGVDFVNHNLNTSRRFYPAICSTHTYDDRTATVRSSARAGLGACSGVIIGMGETHEDLIDVAAELRALAVASLPVNFLHPIEGTPLGERPTPPAADCLRALALFRLTNPRAEIRAAGGRERALAGAQGLALFAANSIFVGGYLTTPGEGPADALAMIRALGFEAEGEGRHAMDRAAQM, encoded by the coding sequence ATGAGCGGGCTCGACGACACGGTGGCGGCGCTGGCCGCCGCGGGGCCGTACCGGGGGCTGGCCGAGCAGGCCCTCGCCGACCGGCCGCTCGCGCGCGCCGACGCGCGCGCCCTGCTCGACAGCCCGGAGGAGGACCTTCCCGCCGTGCTGTGGGCCGCCTTCGCGGCGCGCAGCCGGCACTTCGGCCGGCGCGTCAAGCTGTGCGTGCTCGAGAACGCGCGCAGCGGCCTCTGCCCCGAGGACTGCGGCTACTGCTCGCAGTCCGCGGTGTCGACCGCCGACATCCGGCGCTACCGCCTCCGCCCCGTGGCCGATCTCGTCGCGGGCGCCCGCCGCGCGGTCGCGAGCGGCGCGGGCCGCTACTGCATGGTGGTGAGCGCGCGCGGGCCGAGCGCGTCGGACATCGCGCACTTCGCGGGCGCCGCGCGCGCCATCCGGGCCGAGATGCCCGCGCTCGAGCTGTGCGTCTCGCTCGGCATCATGCAGGAGGGACAGGCGCGCGCGCTCGCCGAGGCGGGGGTCGACTTCGTCAACCACAACCTGAACACGAGCCGCCGCTTCTACCCGGCGATCTGCAGCACGCACACCTACGACGACCGCACGGCGACCGTGCGCAGCAGCGCCCGCGCCGGGCTCGGCGCCTGCTCCGGCGTCATCATCGGCATGGGGGAGACGCACGAGGACCTGATCGACGTCGCGGCCGAGTTGCGCGCGCTCGCGGTCGCCTCGCTGCCGGTCAACTTCCTCCACCCCATCGAGGGCACGCCGCTCGGCGAGCGGCCCACGCCGCCGGCGGCCGATTGCCTGCGCGCGCTGGCGCTCTTCCGGCTCACCAACCCGCGCGCCGAGATCCGGGCCGCGGGCGGGCGCGAGCGCGCGCTCGCCGGGGCCCAGGGCCTGGCCCTCTTCGCCGCGAACTCCATCTTCGTGGGGGGCTACCTCACCACGCCCGGCGAGGGTCCCGCGGACGCGCTCGCCATGATCCGCGCGCTCGGCTTCGAGGCGGAGGGCGAGGG